The Anoplopoma fimbria isolate UVic2021 breed Golden Eagle Sablefish chromosome 20, Afim_UVic_2022, whole genome shotgun sequence genome includes a window with the following:
- the tnxba gene encoding tenascin: MTHKISLLPGGCTGGCETEMSALKGRLARLEREMSSLKEKCPCSANCPNDCSGNGECEKGKCICQQGFMGPDCSKCAHGAECNKKTSKGKVKITVETVTLQVNKEKESMQEKTTKAEHTLFQKREQKKGSDAKETDTKPKVSTNAKAGLVKTQAKHEASGKKITTKDSSSATKTSRPTVGQVLLKHEGRRQEEARKGKTTVLTSKKVPPKNRSDQLKDQPQTNVTQSNVKKSNGTARIVTILTRVEGTNKTRTGKETLEQSTLAEKNVTQSSGNKRTKKVKVDTTNVQSVDSRNTEADKLGKEKLKQKSQYLVNSTIAATSVETRVLQNKTTIHGSDSVRRIGGSGLGSVKVVNISSYSFTVTWSAPQGMFKNFTVIRREPRTEGDEDDQEEFEDEALEGDKASTVKNKTEVQVQSESANSTATTGKGVGSKGKAETKRISMVVPGSVRSVEFSNLRANTGYVLHVYGTAAERRSKIHRATAITGPEPATEMVFSNVTESSITVSWTKPKMTFSGFRVTFLNIVTGESRFVTVESQRSHVVLSKLSAGSSYIITVIATQGRAQSDALTSLMTTVPAPPTHLQVVNVTDTRAVLQWTPSLGKVDRFIISYESSKTPNVTVTVMLSGNSVEHQLRGLQRGTMYTVKVLSQKDSLQSMAISTTFTTANVVKASEVGARSAVIAWRTTVVYYSYRLTYQVAGEETKEVILDQSITEYILTGLLPMSRYTVLVQGERDGQYTSVVTTEFITGKLRFPFPTECSQELLNGALQSGEVDIYPQGKEGQAVRVYCDMETDGGGWTVFQRRMNGKTNFSRTWSEYGDGFGNLSEDFWLGNKLLHNLTSVGPVSLRVDMRSGNDTVYAHYANFSVDSVERHYTLAVSGYTGTAGDSMKYHNGRPFSARDKDPDPLGIHCARAYMGGWWYKNCYKANLNGLHGINSNNQGVVWIEWKGKDSSIPFVEMKFRPSRFSPATHG; this comes from the exons ATGACGCATAAGATCAGCTTGTTGCCTGGTGGCTGCACCGGGGGATGTGAGACAGAGATGTCTGCGCTGAAAGGACGCTTGGCCCGACTGGAAAGAGAGATGTCCAgtttaaaagagaaat GTCCATGTTCTGCAAATTGTCCAAATGACTGTAGTGGCAATGGGGAATGTGAGAAGGGGAAATGTATCTGCCAACAAGGATTCATGGGTCCAGACTGCAGTAAGTGTGCACATGGAGCTGAGTGTAATAAAA AAACCTCCAAAGGAAAAGTCAAGATAACCGTGGAAACAGTGACCCTGCAGGtgaacaaagaaaaggaaagcatGCAGGAGAAAACTACCAAAGCAGAGCACACACTCTTCCAGAAGAGGGAGCAGAAGAAAGGGTCTGACGCCAAAGAGACTGACACCAAACCCAAAGTGTCTACTAATGCTAAAGCAGGTCTTGTTAAGACACAAGCAAAACATGAAGCCTCTGGAAAGAAAATTACTACAAAAGACTCTTCAAGTGCCACAAAGACCAGTCGCCCAACTGTTGGTCAAGTTCTTTTGAAACATGAGGGAAGAAGGCAGGAGGAGGCCCGCAAAGGCAAAACAACAGTCCTGACCTCTAAAAAggtccccccaaaaaatagatCTGACCAACTAAAAGATCAACCTCAAACCAATGTTACCCAGAGTAATGTGAAGAAATCGAATGGCACGGCTAGAATTGTGACCATTCTCACCAGGGTAGAGGgaacaaacaaaaccagaacAGGTAAGGAGACCTTGGAGCAGTCCACACTGgctgaaaaaaatgttactCAATCATCTGGAAATAAACGCACcaagaaagtaaaagtagacACTACAAATGTGCAGTCTGTTGACAGCAGAAACACTGAGGCTGACAAACTTGGAAAAGAGAAGTTGAAACAGAAGAGTCAGTATCTGGTTAATTCAACCATTGCAGCAACATCAGTCGAGACTCGAGTTCTGCAGAATAAAACAACCATCCATGGCTCTGACAGTGTGAGGAGGATTGGAGGATCTGGATTGGGTTCTGTAAAGGTTGTAAACATCTCTTCCTATAGCTTCACTGTCACATGGTCAGCCCCACAAGGGATGTTCAAGAACTTCACAGTGATCAGAAGAGAGCCACGGACAGAGGGAGACGAAGATGACCAAGAAGAGTTCGAAGATGAAGCTCTTGAAGGAGACAAGGCCTCCACAGTTAAGAACAAAACTGAAGTCCAGGTACAGAGTGAGAGCGCAAACTCAACTGCCACCACCGGTAAAGGTGTTGGATCTAAAGGCAAAGCTGAAACAAAGAGGATCTCTATGGTGGTCCCTGGCAGTGTACGCTCTGTGGAGTTCAGTAACCTTAGGGCAAACACAGGCTATGTCCTGCATGTGTATGGCACTGCAGCTGAGAGGAGATCAAAGATTCATAGAGCAACTGCAATTACAG GTCCTGAGCCAGCCACAGAGATGGTTTTCAGCAATGTAACAGAGTCTTCTATCACTGTTTCCTGGACCAAACCGAAGATGACATTCTCTGGCTTCAGGGTCACGTTCCTGAACATCGTCACAG GTGAGAGCCGCTTTGTGACAGTGGAGTCGCAGCGATCTCATGTGGTTCTGTCGAAGCTGTCTGCTGGATCCTCCTACATTATCACCGTAATTGCTACACAAGGCAGAGCCCAGAGTGATGCTCTGACATCCCTTATGACCACAG TGCCGGCTCCTCCAACACATCTGCAAGTTGTCAATGTGACAGATACCAGAGCTGTGCTGCAATGGACCCCAAGTCTGGGGAAAGTAGACCGGTTCATCATCAGCTATGAGTCTTCCAAGA CTCCTAATGTGACAGTGACTGTGATGCTGTCTGGAAACTCAGTGGAGCACCAGCTGAGGGGCCTGCAGAGAGGCACCATGTACACAGTCAAGGTCTTGAGCCAGAAGGACAGTCTGCAGAGCATGGCCATCTCAACCACATTTACAACAGCTAATG TGGTTAAAGCCAGTGAGGTGGGTGCCCGCTCTGCTGTGATAGCATGGAGAACCACTGTTGTTTATTACAGCTACAGACTGACCTACCAGGTggcaggagaggagacaaag GAGGTGATCCTGGACCAATCCATCACAGAGTATATATTGACAGGGCTGTTGCCAATGTCAAGATATACTGTTCTGGTACAAGGCGAGAGAGATGGACAATACACATCTGTTGTCACCACAGAATTCATTACAG GCAAACTGCGTTTCCCTTTCCCTACTGAGTGTTCCCAAGAGCTGCTGAATGGAGCTCTGCAGTCAGGAGAGGTGGATATCTACCCGCAAGGAAAAGAGGGACAAGCAGTCAGAGTCTACTGTGACATGGAGACTGATGGAGGCGGCTGGACA gtGTTCCAGAggaggatgaatggaaaaacaaatttcTCCAGAACATGGAGTGAATACGGTGACGGCTTTGGAAACCTCAGTGAAGACTTCTGGCTTG GAAACAAGCTCCTTCACAACCTGACCAGTGTGGGCCCTGTGAGTCTGAGAGTGGATATGCGATCCGGAAATGACACCGTATACGCTCACTACGCAAACTTCTCCGTTGATTCAGTGGAGAGGCACTATACTCTTGCAGTGTCTGGCTACACTGGAACTGCAG GAGACTCTATGAAGTACCATAATGGACGCCCATTCTCAGCCCGGGACAAGGACCCTGATCCTCTGGGGATCCACTGTGCCAGGGCCTACATGGGAGGCTGGTGGTACAAGAACTGCTACAAGGCCAACCTCAATGGCCTTCATGGCATCAACAGTAATAATCAG GGAGTAGTCTGGATAGAATGGAAAGGTAAAGACTCCTCCATTCCCTTCGTTGAGATGAAGTTCAGACCGTCCAGGTTCTCTCCTGCAACTCATGGCTAA